The DNA region ATGAGTTGCACAGATAATTTGGTTTGTTGCTTACATACTAGAAACTATTGTTATTGTCCTGCAACTGAACAAATAAAAGTTGTTGAATCAATTAATACACAAATTGGCTCTTGCGAAAGCAGTGTTTTTGACCCTTCAATGTGTCCCGTAGTTACGCCGAACTGCACTTGGAGAGCCGCTACAGATTGTTCTATCAATTGTGATTAAAGGAGTTTATAATGAAAATTGCAATAATAATAGTCGGTATATTCATTTTGATTGCATCAAGTTTGAATTCTTATGGAAATAATCAAACTATCAAAATGAGTAACTATTCAAAATCAATTCTGAAGACAGAAAGAAATGTAGAACAAACAGTCAATCATGTGGTTTATAGTCCAAAATCAATTGTACAATATGATTTGAAATCTTTGCAAAAATACCCAAATATTGAGAAAAAGACACATGATGGCAGAATTCTTCAAACTTACGATGCTGGTAAAAATTGGTATGAAGTTCATCAAACTATATCTGAGAATATATTTGTTAAATTGTACCCAAATCCTGCTAAAAATCTGATTACAATCGAATCAGAAAGTCATATACAGGATTGTATTATTAAAATCCGAGATTTAACAGGCAAAGTGTTGATTGATTTTAATCAGCCTCAATTACCGGCTCTAGTAGATATATCCGGACTCATAAACGGGACATATTTTATAACTATACAAACAGACGTTGGCAAAACTGCGAACTTTAACTTTATAAAGGAATAAAATTAATAGGATAGGTGTATTCAATTGATGCACATATCCTTAATTTAAGGAACAAAAATGAAATACATCTGCAAACTCTTGATATTAGTAATATTTTCTGTGTCATATTCTTATGCTAATAATATAATATGGGAGAAGAACTTGAATATTCAAGATGTAAAATTAAGTGCAGGTGGATCAAAATTTATACAAATTGATAATGATTTATTTTTAGGTGTACTTACTACCTATATACATGTACCGGAATCTCACAGTT from Candidatus Kapaibacterium sp. includes:
- a CDS encoding T9SS type A sorting domain-containing protein, which encodes MKIAIIIVGIFILIASSLNSYGNNQTIKMSNYSKSILKTERNVEQTVNHVVYSPKSIVQYDLKSLQKYPNIEKKTHDGRILQTYDAGKNWYEVHQTISENIFVKLYPNPAKNLITIESESHIQDCIIKIRDLTGKVLIDFNQPQLPALVDISGLINGTYFITIQTDVGKTANFNFIKE